The Pseudomonas oryzicola genomic sequence CACGGCGGCGTAGGCATCGTCCGGGCGTTGCGTGCTGGAATGAATGCGCACCAGCGGAGCGTCCCATTCGCTGGTAACCGGCAGGGCGGGTGCCGGGTTGGCCCGCCCTTCTTGCACATGGATGGGCGGCGCTTCGATCGTGGCGGCGATTTCCGCAAAGATTTCCGACATCGACCGGGTCAGCAGCGCCACTTCGGTATCGCTCCTCTGCACGGAGCCGAAGGTCAGGTGCAGGACTTCCTGGTCGGGTTGCAGGCGCAGGTAGTCACGCACCAGTCGGCGGTCCTCCTCCAACTGTGCCGACGAGGTGTCGGCGATCAGGAACAATTCACTGTCATCGCCGCTGCGCTGGCTGATCCGCATGCCGAGCTTTTCCGAGCGTTGTATGCGACGAAGCGCATCCAGCACGGCATAGAAGCGAGGGTCGGCGGCGCGCATTCGGGACGGTGAAGCAGAGCGGTTGTAGAGACCGTTAGCGGCACGCGTGGTCAGATGCAGCACGCGGTCCACCGGGTAGCCCGCCTGGATCAGCGAAAATACCGCCGCTGGCGACAGCGGGGTGAGCAGGTAGCGGGAAAATCGTTCGCCGGACAGCGGTGTGTAACTGATGGTCGGGCGATCGGTGTAAACGCCGGAGGCGCCGATAGCCTGGCTATTGCCGTCGGCAGGCAAGCCGCTGAACCAGCTGGCGGACAAGTTCACCTGGCTCTGGATGGCGGTGGAACTGATCACCGACGAAACCTCAAGATAGACGGGCGCATCGGCGTACCGCAGCTTGACGATATTGAGCAAGGTCTGTTCTTTCCAGGTGGTGGCTATGACCCCCGCATAGTCGGTTCGATCGCGCTCGATGGTGGTGGGGCCGAGTGTCGAACAGGCGGCCATCAACAGGGTGGCGGCGACGAGCACGGCACGTTGACCTGAGGTTGCCCGCAATCCGGAAAAACGCTGCTGTCTCATCTTTTCGCACCCGGGTAAATGCAAGCGGGTCATTCACCAGCGCACAGGTTGAACGTGCCTAATCGTCTACCTCACGAAGCGCCTTGATCCGGCCCTTTCTTTCCGCGTCGACCAGCGCCCGGTAATCCTTCGCATTCTGACCGGCATAGGCCAGGGCAAAGCTGCCGATGGCGCTATCGAAAGCGTCCGATTTACCCAGGTAGCCGCTGATCAACGCGGCGTCGCCGGATTTGGCGTGCGCCCGCGCCAAGGTCATCCCGCACACTTCGGCATACATTGCCATCTGCTCGAACGACGCACCTTCGACCGGTAGTGACATCTTCATGTCACGCAACTGCCTGACGAAGAACTGTCGGCCCTTGCTGCCTTCGGTCCAGCCCAGAAAGATGTCGCTGGCCGATTGCGAAAGCCGTTGGCCGGTGACCACGCGCTGACCCTGGTTCGCGAACTCGCTGGCACCGGCGTAGGGCGCCAGTACCGAAGGGCAGGCCTCCTTGAACTGCAAGAGCAACGGGTTGTTTTCGGCTGAAAAGAACAGGCCGACAAAGCAGAACGTGCCCACACTGCCAATGCCAACGGCCTTCACGGCAAAGTCTTCCAGGCGATAACGGTCATACAGCACCCGGCGCTCCGGCTGCAGCGAATTGCGGTAGTCCTTGAGCGCCAGCTTCACCCGCTTGGCGAAATCGGCTTCATGCACATGGAACAGGATCGGCGGTTGGTCGACCAGGCGCCGTCGGCCACCGACCTCATCGCTGATCTGCGGGTACAGATAATCGCCGATGCGCGTCCTGGCTTTGGCCATCAACGCTTCGCGTGCCTTGCGGTACGCAGCATTGGGCGCCATGTCGATCAGGGTTTGCGCATCCAGGCGGTCATACCATACGTCCAGCGGGCTCATCAGCGACAACTCGCGCATGCGCTTGCGGTAGGCACTGACACAGGCCATGGCCAACTGCCGGGCCTGCTTGCGCTCGAGCCGGTTGTCCAGGGCCGCGACGGCAAAACTGACTGCCAACCGTTTGATGTCCCACTCCCAGGGCGCGGGCAGGGTTTCGTCAAAATCGTTGATATCGAAGATCAGGTTGCGCTCAGGTGTGGCGAACAGACCAAAGTTCAGTAAATGGCAGTCGCCGCAGGCCTGCACTCGGATGCCCGTATTGGGGAGGCTGGCAAGGTCCCGCGCCATCAGGCCGGCCGAGCCACGCAGGAAGGTAAAGGGGCTGCGCAGCATGCGGCCGTAGCGAACAGGCACCAGTTCGGGATGCCGGTGACGGTTGGACTGTTCCAGCAACGCGACCGGGTCACGCTGCTTCGAGGAAGGTTTCCACGTTGCATGTGCCGCCCGTGGAACACTGTCGCGCAAGCGCTTGCCGGCCTCGAGCCGCTGCTTGCGCGACTGGAAGTTCCTGTCTTCCCGGAGGTCTTCAATCGTCTTGGGCTTGCGTTTGCTCGAACGTTTCCTGGGCTCAGACATATCGGTACCTTTGATGGGCAAAGGTCATGTGCAGAGGGTAGGCCTGAAGAACAACGGAACTCAGCTGTGCTAGGTTCTGTGTGAGCCGGCAAATCCAGCGTGACGGATTCCTGGACAGGTATTCAAAGCGTAGCAGCAAACGGCGCCGTTCACGGGCGCCTTTGTCTACCCGCTGATCACACCCACAGCGCCAGCAGCGCCGCCACCAGGGCAGGGGGCATCACCAGCAGCCCCAGGCGCAGGAACTGCCAGGCACTGACATGCTCGCCTTCGCGACGGATCGCGACCAGCCACAGCAGCGTCGCCAGCGACCCGGTAATCGACAGGTTCGGCCCCAGGTCGACGCCGATCAGCAGCGCAGCTGTCGTCTGTTGCGGCAGTTGCACCAGTGACCCCATGGACCCGGCCATCAAGCCGGTGGGCAGGTTGTTCATCAGGTTGCTGGCGATGGCGACACCCACGCCGGCCAGCCAGCTGGCCTTGCCCGGCGCAGCCTCTGCCAGCGTGGCCAGCGCCTGGGCAAGGCGCACGACCAGGCCGGTCTGGGCGACCGCTTCGACCAGTACGAACAAGCCCGCCACCAGCGGCAGCACCCCCCACGCGACGTGACGCAGTACCGGCATCGGGCTGCGCCGCTGGCGCAGGTGGATCAGCGCCGTGATCGCGACGCCGGCTGCAAACGTTGGCAGGCCCAGCGCCATGTCCAGTGCCGAGGCGCCCAGCAGCAAGGCTGCGGTCAGCGCGATGCCCAGCGCACACAGGCGGGCGCCGGCCGATAGCGGCTGGGTGTGCACGCTCAAGGCCAGCGGCTGATTGATCTGCCGGCGCTGTGCCAGGCGCAGCATCAGGTAGGTCAGGGCGATGGCCGCCAGCGATGGCAGGGTGAACTGCCGGAGCCAGTCTGGCAGCGGTGGCATCTGGCTGCCGAACACCACCAGGTTGGCCGGGTTGGAGATCGGCAGCACGAAGCTGGCCGCGTTGGCAATGAACGCGCAGATGAACAGGTACGGCAGAGGTTCGGCCTTGGCCGCCTTGCACGCCGCGTACACCGCCGGCGTGAGGACCACCGCCGTGGCATCGTTGGAGAGGAACACGGTGACCAGTGTACCGACCAGGAATACCAGGTCGAACAGCCGTTGCCCGGAACCCTGCGCGTGCTGCACCGCGTAGCGCGCCAGCCAGTCGAACAGCCCCTCCTGGCGGGCCAGCTCGGCCAGCACCATCATGCCGATCAGGAACAGGTAGACGTCGGTGCCTTCGGCGACTGCGGCCAAGGCGCTGTGCGCTGTGATCAGGCCCAGGCCGGTCAATAGCAAGGCACCGCCCATGGCCCAGACGTATTCCGGGATTCGCCAGGGGCGCAGAATGACGCCAAAGGTAGCCAGGGCGGCTATCGCCCAGATGATCAATGCATGTTCGCTGACGGGCATGGGCTGTTCAGTTTCCGGCAAGGGTTGTCAAGGAAGGCGATGGCGAAGCGCCGGGCTGGGTCTCGGGCAGCGCGACCAGTACCACCACGAAGGCGGCGCCGGCAATCGCGGCCAAAGTCAGGAATGCGGCATCGTAGCCGGCGGCCTGTACCACCAGCCCGGCGATGCCCGGGCTGAGCGCGGCGCCCAGGCCGAACACCGCCGCCAGCGCACCGAGGCTGACATTGAAGCGCCCGGTGCCGTCGGTCAGATCCTTGACCACGATCGGGAACAGCGCGCCGAAGATACCCGCGCCGACACCATCGAGCAGCTGTACGCCGACCAGCCAGAACGGGTTGTCGGACACCACGTACAAGGCCCCACGCAGTGGCAGGATGAGAAAACCGGCCAGCAGGAACGGCTTGCGCCCCCAGAGCTCGGCCTTGGCCCCGACCAGCAGCGCCATGGGTACCATCACCAGCTGCGCCGCGACGATGCAGGCGGAGGTGAGCGGGGTGGCCAGGCGCAGGTCGACCTGCGACAGCTTCTGGCTCACCAGGGGCAGCATCGCGGCATTGGCCAGGTGGAATAATGCGCAACACACCGCGAAGACCA encodes the following:
- a CDS encoding DUF2252 domain-containing protein; translated protein: MSEPRKRSSKRKPKTIEDLREDRNFQSRKQRLEAGKRLRDSVPRAAHATWKPSSKQRDPVALLEQSNRHRHPELVPVRYGRMLRSPFTFLRGSAGLMARDLASLPNTGIRVQACGDCHLLNFGLFATPERNLIFDINDFDETLPAPWEWDIKRLAVSFAVAALDNRLERKQARQLAMACVSAYRKRMRELSLMSPLDVWYDRLDAQTLIDMAPNAAYRKAREALMAKARTRIGDYLYPQISDEVGGRRRLVDQPPILFHVHEADFAKRVKLALKDYRNSLQPERRVLYDRYRLEDFAVKAVGIGSVGTFCFVGLFFSAENNPLLLQFKEACPSVLAPYAGASEFANQGQRVVTGQRLSQSASDIFLGWTEGSKGRQFFVRQLRDMKMSLPVEGASFEQMAMYAEVCGMTLARAHAKSGDAALISGYLGKSDAFDSAIGSFALAYAGQNAKDYRALVDAERKGRIKALREVDD
- a CDS encoding arsenic transporter gives rise to the protein MPVSEHALIIWAIAALATFGVILRPWRIPEYVWAMGGALLLTGLGLITAHSALAAVAEGTDVYLFLIGMMVLAELARQEGLFDWLARYAVQHAQGSGQRLFDLVFLVGTLVTVFLSNDATAVVLTPAVYAACKAAKAEPLPYLFICAFIANAASFVLPISNPANLVVFGSQMPPLPDWLRQFTLPSLAAIALTYLMLRLAQRRQINQPLALSVHTQPLSAGARLCALGIALTAALLLGASALDMALGLPTFAAGVAITALIHLRQRRSPMPVLRHVAWGVLPLVAGLFVLVEAVAQTGLVVRLAQALATLAEAAPGKASWLAGVGVAIASNLMNNLPTGLMAGSMGSLVQLPQQTTAALLIGVDLGPNLSITGSLATLLWLVAIRREGEHVSAWQFLRLGLLVMPPALVAALLALWV